A single region of the Solwaraspora sp. WMMD791 genome encodes:
- the cas7e gene encoding type I-E CRISPR-associated protein Cas7/Cse4/CasC, giving the protein MSRTVIDIHILQTVPPSNLNRDDTGSPKTAVYGGQRRARVSSQAWKRATRTAFDTLLDRAELGERTKRLGESVGELIAAQAPDLTTAKVELANKALAALGLVKPAKAPKASKNKADDTVAAAESEYLVFLSHSQLDAIAAHVVAAHRAGKDPDGKELKKLANQRHSVDIALFGRMLADLSDINVDAAVQVAHAISVHAVNNEFDYFTAVDDRKDDANEQGAGMIGTVEFNSSTLYRYAALDVDRLHDNLGDPEATRRAVHAFLTAFARSMPTGKQNTFANRTLPDAVVVRLRNTQPINLVGAYEEVVTYDSPAGRVREAAGRLAAYATSVETTYGEEPIGAWVSRVGDHTAALDSLGDVLPFAELVTAVADEVAVRLGKEE; this is encoded by the coding sequence ATGAGCCGTACCGTGATCGATATCCACATCCTGCAGACCGTCCCGCCGAGCAACCTCAACCGCGATGACACCGGCTCGCCGAAGACCGCCGTGTACGGTGGCCAACGCCGCGCCAGGGTTTCCAGCCAGGCATGGAAGCGCGCTACCCGCACCGCGTTCGACACGCTGCTCGACCGTGCCGAGCTGGGGGAGCGGACGAAACGACTCGGCGAATCCGTTGGTGAGCTCATCGCCGCCCAGGCACCCGACCTCACGACAGCCAAGGTCGAACTCGCCAACAAGGCGCTGGCCGCGCTCGGTCTCGTCAAGCCAGCAAAGGCGCCGAAGGCCAGCAAGAACAAGGCAGACGACACTGTTGCGGCCGCCGAATCCGAATACCTGGTCTTCCTCAGCCACAGCCAGCTCGACGCCATCGCCGCACACGTCGTAGCCGCACATCGTGCCGGCAAGGACCCCGACGGCAAGGAGCTGAAGAAGCTCGCGAACCAGCGCCACTCCGTCGACATCGCGCTCTTCGGTCGGATGCTCGCGGACCTGTCCGACATCAACGTCGACGCCGCCGTGCAGGTCGCCCATGCGATCAGCGTGCACGCCGTCAACAACGAGTTCGACTACTTCACCGCCGTCGACGACCGCAAGGACGACGCGAATGAGCAGGGAGCCGGTATGATCGGCACCGTCGAGTTCAACTCATCCACCCTCTACCGGTACGCCGCGCTCGACGTCGACCGGCTCCACGACAACCTCGGCGACCCTGAAGCAACCCGCCGGGCCGTCCACGCATTCCTCACCGCGTTCGCCAGGAGCATGCCGACCGGCAAGCAGAACACCTTCGCCAACCGGACGCTGCCCGATGCCGTCGTCGTCCGGCTGCGCAACACCCAGCCGATCAACCTCGTCGGCGCCTACGAGGAGGTCGTCACCTACGACTCACCGGCCGGCCGGGTCCGCGAAGCCGCCGGACGCCTTGCCGCCTACGCGACATCGGTCGAGACCACCTACGGCGAGGAGCCGATCGGCGCCTGGGTAAGCCGGGTCGGCGACCACACCGCAGCGCTCGACTCGCTCGGTGACGTGCTGCCCTTCGCCGAACTGGTGACCGCCGTCGCGGACGAGGTGGCCGTACGACTCGGGAAGGAAGAATGA
- the cas5e gene encoding type I-E CRISPR-associated protein Cas5/CasD — protein MNTLLLRLAGPLQAWGARSRFVHRGTEIAPTKSGVIGMLAAAKGIRRTEPLTELLDLSFAVRIDQPGTIVRDFQTAQRLDGSSLPLSYRHYLSDAVFVAAVGGTRDLLTGLHDALRRPQFPLYLGRRSCPPVLPVSLGVHDGIPVDVLRQHPWEASAWHRRTSRSATVTLEILRDADTADPFTETIRDEPVSFDPTHRQHGWRLVVREHVDLPHPEARAAHIPAHDPMIVTGG, from the coding sequence ATGAACACGTTGCTGCTGCGGCTCGCCGGACCGCTACAGGCATGGGGAGCCAGAAGCCGGTTCGTCCACCGCGGCACCGAGATCGCGCCCACCAAGAGCGGCGTCATCGGCATGCTCGCAGCCGCAAAAGGCATCCGACGCACCGAGCCGCTGACCGAACTGCTCGACCTCAGTTTCGCCGTCCGTATCGACCAGCCCGGCACCATTGTGCGTGACTTCCAGACAGCGCAACGACTCGACGGATCATCCCTGCCGTTGTCCTACCGCCACTACCTGAGCGACGCCGTCTTCGTCGCCGCCGTCGGTGGCACCCGGGACCTGCTCACCGGACTGCATGACGCACTACGTCGTCCGCAGTTTCCGCTCTACCTCGGCCGACGATCCTGTCCACCGGTTTTGCCCGTCAGTCTCGGCGTGCATGACGGCATACCAGTCGATGTGCTGCGCCAACACCCCTGGGAGGCGTCTGCGTGGCACCGGCGCACCAGTCGGTCAGCGACCGTCACCCTGGAAATCCTGCGGGACGCCGACACCGCCGACCCCTTCACCGAAACGATCCGTGACGAACCCGTCAGCTTCGACCCGACCCACCGTCAACACGGTTGGCGGCTGGTCGTCCGGGAACACGTCGATCTGCCCCACCCTGAAGCGCGGGCAGCACACATCCCCGCCCACGACCCGATGATCGTCACCGGAGGCTGA
- the cas6e gene encoding type I-E CRISPR-associated protein Cas6/Cse3/CasE, whose amino-acid sequence MYLTRFRFNKARRDSRRLLGSPQVMHAAVMSGFATDSDHTRDGRRTLWRLDTSDNQPVLYIVSPGRPDLTHLVEQAGWPTSGEKWLTRPYDSFLDSLAVSQQWAFRLTANPVRDGRPKDPTADTRRYGHVTVAQQTRWLVDRAERLGFDILRGADDELNLILHSQTTQSFGRRGGDHPVVIRTATFDGVLSVRDPDALRRALTAGIGHAKAYGCGLMTLAPATAAR is encoded by the coding sequence GTGTACCTCACCCGCTTCCGCTTCAACAAGGCACGCAGGGACAGTCGGCGCCTCCTCGGCTCCCCACAGGTCATGCACGCCGCCGTGATGTCAGGGTTCGCCACCGACAGCGACCACACACGCGACGGCCGCCGCACCCTGTGGCGGCTCGACACCAGCGACAACCAGCCGGTGCTCTACATCGTCAGCCCCGGCCGACCCGACCTCACCCACCTCGTCGAGCAGGCCGGCTGGCCGACCAGCGGGGAGAAGTGGCTGACCCGCCCGTACGACAGCTTCCTCGACAGCCTCGCCGTCAGCCAACAGTGGGCGTTCCGGCTGACCGCCAACCCCGTCCGTGACGGCCGCCCCAAGGATCCGACCGCCGACACCCGCCGGTACGGCCACGTCACCGTCGCCCAGCAAACCAGATGGCTCGTCGATCGGGCCGAACGCCTCGGCTTCGACATCCTGCGAGGAGCCGACGACGAACTCAACCTGATCCTGCACAGCCAGACAACCCAGAGCTTCGGCCGACGTGGGGGAGACCACCCTGTCGTCATCCGTACCGCGACCTTCGACGGCGTCCTTTCCGTCCGTGACCCGGACGCGCTACGCCGTGCACTCACCGCCGGCATCGGGCACGCCAAGGCGTACGGATGCGGGCTGATGACCCTCGCCCCGGCAACCGCCGCACGATGA
- the cas1 gene encoding CRISPR-associated endonuclease Cas1 encodes MQQLRGREGARVRRTYREHARRTKVTWTHRDYDPENFAGSDPINQALSAAHVCLYGIVHAVIVALGAAPGLGFIHTGHERSFVYDIADLYKAEISIPVAFDVVARGSADVPADTRRAVRDRLFELNLLDRCAADIRRLLLPDSAGQQEGHAFSEDVVNLWDESGAEMPSGINYADEYEVDF; translated from the coding sequence ATGCAGCAACTGCGGGGCAGGGAAGGAGCGCGGGTCAGACGCACTTACCGGGAGCATGCCCGCCGTACGAAAGTGACGTGGACCCACCGGGACTACGACCCGGAGAACTTCGCCGGCTCCGATCCGATCAACCAGGCACTATCGGCGGCACACGTCTGCCTGTACGGCATCGTCCACGCCGTCATCGTCGCGCTCGGTGCGGCACCGGGCCTGGGGTTCATCCACACAGGTCACGAGCGTTCGTTCGTGTACGACATCGCCGACCTGTACAAGGCTGAGATCAGCATCCCGGTTGCCTTCGACGTCGTCGCGCGAGGATCGGCGGACGTCCCGGCGGACACACGCCGCGCCGTCCGCGACCGGCTGTTTGAGCTGAATCTCCTTGATCGGTGCGCGGCCGACATCCGTCGACTGCTCCTGCCCGACTCCGCAGGTCAGCAGGAGGGTCACGCGTTCAGCGAGGACGTCGTCAACCTGTGGGACGAGTCCGGCGCGGAGATGCCCAGTGGTATCAACTACGCCGACGAGTATGAGGTCGACTTCTGA
- the cas2e gene encoding type I-E CRISPR-associated endoribonuclease Cas2e, protein MVVIVLTACPAGLRGHLTQWLLEIAAGVYVGHVTSRVRDRLWARVTELAGPGRALMVYQVRGEQRLSFKVHDHHWHPVDFDGIMLIRRPADPAALAVAPPSGWSKASKRRRFARRVPTPKSGIDQSERNQSE, encoded by the coding sequence ATGGTCGTCATCGTGCTGACCGCCTGCCCTGCCGGCCTGCGAGGACACCTCACCCAATGGCTGCTGGAGATCGCCGCTGGCGTGTACGTCGGGCACGTAACCTCGCGGGTTCGTGACCGGCTTTGGGCTCGGGTGACCGAACTCGCCGGACCCGGCCGGGCACTCATGGTGTACCAGGTTCGCGGAGAGCAGCGGCTCTCGTTCAAGGTGCATGACCATCACTGGCATCCGGTCGACTTCGACGGCATCATGCTCATCCGACGACCAGCGGATCCCGCCGCTCTGGCCGTCGCCCCGCCCTCCGGGTGGAGCAAAGCGTCCAAGCGGCGACGATTCGCTCGACGCGTTCCCACCCCCAAGTCAGGGATCGACCAGTCGGAGCGAAACCAAAGTGAATGA
- a CDS encoding PaaX family transcriptional regulator C-terminal domain-containing protein: MKRPFTIEEIYPDDHDDSVRLPRRQAGNSPQGLAVTLLADYTLRTRAALPSAAIVALLTESGVTATGARTAISRLARRGILDGSRHGRHSSYQLSERAATNLSVGGSWIIASTTSPPAWDGHWTLVAFSLPQEQSTQRRALRGQLRWLGYAPLYDGLWISPHPPTHLVSAHLAQLDPGTVTVIRGRAVDLDAVTGRKPIDAWDIAEIHQQYEAFLHRWRPLLPRISAGRLDGPHAVQARTEVMDTYRRFPTLDPQLPIQLLPAGWLRDTAREVFTAVYDGLADVAEHHVRTVVAAHTGGTDPDVRAHTTVDLLAGIGRPPARSRLTHFA; the protein is encoded by the coding sequence GTGAAGCGACCGTTCACCATCGAGGAGATCTACCCCGACGACCACGACGACTCCGTACGGCTGCCCCGCCGCCAGGCCGGCAACTCCCCCCAGGGCCTCGCCGTCACCCTGCTCGCCGACTACACCCTGCGCACCCGGGCCGCGCTACCGTCCGCCGCGATCGTCGCCCTGCTCACCGAGAGCGGCGTCACCGCCACCGGCGCCCGGACCGCGATCAGCCGCCTCGCCCGACGCGGCATCCTCGACGGCAGCCGCCACGGCCGGCACAGCTCCTACCAGCTCAGCGAACGCGCCGCCACCAACCTCTCCGTCGGCGGCAGCTGGATCATCGCCTCCACCACCAGCCCACCGGCGTGGGACGGACACTGGACACTTGTCGCCTTCTCCCTGCCCCAGGAGCAGAGCACCCAGCGCCGCGCACTGCGCGGCCAACTCCGCTGGCTCGGCTACGCCCCGCTGTACGACGGACTGTGGATCTCCCCGCACCCGCCGACCCACCTGGTCAGCGCCCACCTGGCCCAGCTCGACCCCGGCACCGTCACCGTCATCCGCGGCCGGGCCGTCGACCTCGACGCCGTCACCGGCCGCAAACCCATCGACGCCTGGGACATCGCCGAAATCCACCAGCAGTACGAGGCCTTCCTGCACCGCTGGCGGCCGCTGCTACCCCGGATCAGCGCCGGCCGACTCGACGGCCCACACGCCGTACAGGCCCGCACCGAAGTGATGGACACCTACCGCCGATTCCCCACCCTCGACCCGCAACTGCCGATCCAGCTGCTACCGGCGGGCTGGCTGCGCGACACCGCCCGGGAGGTCTTCACCGCCGTCTACGACGGCCTCGCCGACGTCGCCGAACACCACGTCCGTACGGTCGTCGCCGCCCACACCGGCGGCACCGACCCCGACGTACGCGCACACACCACCGTCGACCTGCTCGCCGGAATCGGCCGGCCACCGGCCAGAAGCCGACTCACACACTTTGCGTAA